A region of Ignatzschineria larvae DSM 13226 DNA encodes the following proteins:
- a CDS encoding YraN family protein encodes MTTHKAIGQQGEAIAQNYLIAQGCTILRTNYHSRYGEIDIIAEDCAGVLLFIEVKYRKNEFFASAASSVTPQKLQKIEQTIACYLQQYPTTQPLRIDLITIIGQSPYQIDWLQNITL; translated from the coding sequence ATGACGACACACAAAGCAATTGGCCAACAGGGAGAAGCCATTGCCCAAAACTATTTAATCGCACAAGGATGTACTATTCTGCGAACTAATTATCACTCTCGTTATGGTGAGATTGATATTATTGCCGAAGATTGCGCCGGTGTTCTACTCTTTATCGAGGTGAAATATCGTAAAAATGAATTTTTTGCGAGCGCAGCCTCATCGGTAACGCCTCAAAAATTACAAAAAATAGAGCAAACCATCGCCTGTTATCTACAACAATATCCAACCACACAACCCCTTCGCATTGATCTGATTACCATTATCGGGCAATCCCCTTATCAAATTGATTGGCTGCAAAATATTACGCTTTAA
- the dnaA gene encoding chromosomal replication initiator protein DnaA has product MMKFSWDNCLELLADQMSEEEFSMWISPLEVVLKDDHVMVLAANEIVLRGVQTKFKTLLENTIIDAADREVEVRYGLGTESDYEDHQVKKQIKRVKNKTGKARNVTKDSIREQSIETSNLNPDFSFENFVEGKSNQFALAACAQVSKNPGTSHNPLFIYGNTGLGKTHLMHAVGNAIKEQYPDARLIYQHCDGFIEDIVRSMRNNTINELRHFYRTLDALLIDDIQLLSGKGGSQEVFFHTFNTLLDGGHQVILTCDRYPKELEAMEERLKSRFASGLTVDIKPPDFEHRVAILEQKAEDWGIELPKDTKFFIGETVRANVRELEGALKQVNAMASFKGMPLTLEIAQEALRHLVEIQDRQITLANIQRTVASYFDLDMSEILGKSRKANIVKPRQLAMYIARVLTDHSLPEIGREFARDHSTVMHAYDKIAEELETNIRLKRDYEAIKASLLV; this is encoded by the coding sequence ATGATGAAATTTAGTTGGGATAATTGCCTTGAGCTTCTTGCAGATCAGATGTCTGAAGAAGAGTTCAGCATGTGGATTTCACCGCTTGAGGTGGTGTTAAAAGATGATCATGTCATGGTGCTAGCCGCAAATGAGATTGTATTACGCGGTGTTCAAACTAAGTTTAAGACTCTCTTAGAGAATACGATTATTGATGCAGCAGATCGTGAAGTTGAGGTTCGTTATGGCCTTGGTACTGAATCTGATTATGAAGATCATCAGGTCAAAAAACAGATTAAGCGTGTTAAGAATAAAACCGGTAAAGCGCGGAATGTGACGAAAGACTCTATTCGTGAGCAGTCCATTGAAACGAGTAACCTGAATCCTGATTTCAGCTTTGAGAATTTTGTAGAAGGGAAATCGAACCAGTTTGCGCTAGCTGCTTGTGCGCAAGTCTCTAAAAATCCAGGGACTTCACATAACCCACTTTTTATCTACGGAAATACCGGTCTTGGTAAAACGCATTTAATGCATGCTGTTGGGAATGCGATCAAAGAGCAGTATCCTGATGCGCGCCTTATTTATCAGCATTGTGACGGTTTTATCGAAGATATTGTGCGCAGTATGCGTAATAATACGATCAATGAGTTGCGTCACTTCTATCGGACGCTTGATGCGTTATTGATTGATGATATTCAACTCTTATCAGGCAAGGGCGGCTCTCAGGAAGTTTTCTTCCATACTTTTAATACCCTTCTTGATGGTGGGCATCAGGTGATCTTAACCTGTGACCGTTATCCAAAAGAGTTAGAGGCGATGGAAGAGCGCTTGAAATCCCGCTTTGCATCAGGTTTAACGGTGGATATTAAACCGCCTGATTTTGAGCATCGGGTCGCAATCTTGGAACAAAAAGCGGAAGATTGGGGGATTGAATTACCGAAAGATACTAAATTCTTTATCGGCGAAACGGTGCGGGCAAATGTGCGTGAATTAGAGGGGGCATTGAAGCAGGTGAATGCGATGGCCTCTTTTAAAGGGATGCCATTAACCCTTGAAATTGCGCAAGAAGCACTTCGTCATTTAGTAGAAATTCAAGATCGGCAGATCACGCTTGCGAATATTCAGCGGACAGTGGCAAGCTATTTTGATCTTGATATGAGTGAGATTCTAGGGAAATCCCGAAAAGCGAATATCGTGAAACCTCGGCAGTTAGCCATGTATATTGCACGGGTATTAACCGATCATAGCTTACCGGAGATCGGCCGAGAATTTGCCCGGGATCATTCAACCGTGATGCATGCATACGACAAGATTGCCGAAGAGTTAGAAACCAATATCCGCTTAAAACGGGATTATGAAGCGATTAAAGCTTCACTATTAGTATAG
- a CDS encoding MlaE family lipid ABC transporter permease subunit: MSNVIVATGTKTRHFLTHVGEATQLLVNIVINSWYLFKKPSLFVRQLYQLGILSLPIILLSGLFVGMVLCFQGFVNLINFGAEASVGTIVALALFRELSSVLTALLYTGRASSSLTAEIGLMRATEQWASYELMAINPVQYILTPRFWAGVLAVPILALLFSVIGIIGGYGVATISLGVDGGAYWSQMKSGVDFGVDIGLGVVLKSFVFGIISNLVALYIGLKGRATASGIARSTTDTVVISSLLILVADFLLTAMIFGI, translated from the coding sequence TTGAGTAATGTAATTGTGGCAACGGGTACCAAAACTCGGCATTTTCTCACTCATGTAGGGGAAGCGACTCAATTATTAGTCAATATTGTGATTAATTCTTGGTATCTCTTTAAGAAACCTTCGCTCTTTGTCCGTCAGCTCTATCAGCTTGGAATTCTCTCTTTGCCGATTATTCTCCTATCCGGCTTATTCGTCGGAATGGTGCTCTGTTTTCAAGGGTTTGTGAATCTTATCAACTTCGGCGCAGAGGCATCAGTAGGGACGATTGTCGCTCTGGCACTTTTTCGGGAGTTAAGTTCAGTCTTAACCGCGCTTCTTTATACAGGGCGTGCAAGTTCCTCTTTAACAGCGGAGATTGGCCTGATGCGTGCGACAGAGCAGTGGGCAAGTTATGAACTAATGGCGATTAATCCTGTGCAATATATCCTCACGCCTCGTTTCTGGGCCGGCGTATTAGCTGTTCCTATTCTCGCGCTTCTCTTTAGCGTGATTGGTATTATCGGCGGTTACGGCGTTGCAACCATTTCTCTCGGCGTTGATGGCGGTGCTTATTGGTCGCAAATGAAATCAGGGGTCGATTTTGGGGTAGATATTGGTCTTGGGGTAGTTTTAAAAAGTTTTGTTTTCGGTATAATATCGAACCTTGTTGCGCTTTATATCGGCTTAAAGGGCAGAGCGACGGCGAGCGGAATTGCCCGTTCTACGACAGATACGGTGGTGATCTCATCACTATTGATTCTCGTAGCGGACTTCCTCTTAACTGCGATGATCTTCGGCATCTAG
- a CDS encoding ABC transporter ATP-binding protein: MQFKQNIIELTDIQLSFGDRQIFNNLSIQIPTGKITAILGPSGSGKTTLLKMLSGQMPPDSGDVELMGQNIGSISTKNLYEIRTKMGVLFQSGALFTDMTVYDNIAFALREHTDLNESMIETLVLLKLQSVGLRALKDSYPSQLSGGQARRVALARAIALDPALLLYDEPFTGQDPISMGVLIRLIKNLNDALKITSVVISHDVEEVLSISDNVCVLGEKKIIAQGTPDEIRNHPNPWVKQFINGDADGPVPFHIPTKPLEEVLF; this comes from the coding sequence ATGCAATTTAAGCAGAATATTATTGAATTAACAGATATTCAATTGAGTTTTGGTGATCGACAGATCTTTAATAATCTATCGATTCAAATTCCAACTGGGAAAATCACTGCGATTTTAGGGCCTTCGGGATCTGGTAAGACGACATTGTTAAAAATGCTCAGTGGACAGATGCCGCCAGATTCAGGTGATGTTGAGTTGATGGGGCAAAATATCGGTTCGATTTCTACCAAGAACCTCTATGAAATTCGCACGAAAATGGGGGTGCTTTTTCAATCTGGCGCGCTCTTTACCGACATGACAGTCTATGACAATATCGCATTTGCGCTACGGGAACATACGGATCTTAATGAGTCGATGATCGAAACCTTGGTACTTTTAAAGCTGCAATCAGTAGGGCTTCGTGCGCTCAAAGATTCTTATCCTTCACAATTATCTGGCGGACAAGCGCGCCGTGTTGCGCTTGCAAGAGCCATTGCTTTAGACCCAGCGCTGCTGCTCTATGATGAGCCTTTTACCGGACAAGATCCGATCTCGATGGGCGTTTTAATTCGTCTGATTAAGAATTTGAATGATGCACTCAAGATTACGAGTGTGGTTATCTCCCATGATGTGGAAGAGGTGCTCTCTATCTCTGATAATGTCTGCGTCTTAGGTGAGAAAAAAATTATCGCGCAAGGAACGCCGGATGAGATTCGTAATCACCCTAATCCTTGGGTTAAACAATTTATTAATGGTGATGCAGATGGACCTGTGCCATTTCATATTCCCACAAAACCATTAGAGGAGGTTCTGTTTTGA
- a CDS encoding disulfide bond formation protein B, with translation MSPRGLFFILGLIPLLAIAFAKFYLEDVQLLEPCPYCMLQRGVFLLFTAVFWLSAIFVKQGSRFFSAVSLILTIAVGILGLVIAGKHVYLQLNPSDALGCTQTTLAITEVFDYQIVKDLLLTGGDCSAIDWSLWGLSIPMWSAILIFVLMIAGIGANLRARQRPTRDWLRGI, from the coding sequence ATGTCTCCTCGCGGTCTATTTTTTATTTTAGGTTTGATACCATTATTGGCCATTGCATTTGCTAAATTTTATCTAGAAGATGTGCAATTATTAGAGCCATGTCCTTACTGTATGTTACAGCGCGGCGTATTCTTGCTTTTTACTGCGGTCTTTTGGTTAAGTGCTATTTTTGTGAAGCAGGGTTCTCGTTTCTTTTCTGCGGTTTCCCTCATATTGACGATTGCAGTGGGAATCTTAGGGCTTGTCATCGCCGGAAAGCACGTTTACCTACAGTTGAATCCGAGTGATGCCTTAGGTTGTACACAAACGACACTAGCAATTACAGAAGTTTTCGATTATCAAATCGTGAAAGATCTACTTCTCACGGGCGGAGATTGTAGTGCAATTGATTGGTCGCTTTGGGGCTTATCTATTCCGATGTGGAGCGCGATTTTGATCTTTGTCTTGATGATTGCCGGTATCGGCGCTAATCTTAGAGCGCGTCAACGACCGACAAGAGATTGGTTGCGGGGAATATAA
- a CDS encoding IS5 family transposase: MSRTMLTDKLWLKLKPILLDLNIYDKPNLRNIVEGILFRMRTGVPWRDIPEQFGRPNTIFKTFSRWSKNNKLLKLFKKLSQDVDYEWLFIDATHIRAHQHSTGATADNPQAISKSVGGNSSKIHMIVDACGNPCEFIVTDGTTHDIKVAPELLSRVHLNTTDYVSADKGYDSESFREDIINQGAKAIIPKKRNTLTNNNHMDWHIYKTRHLVENAFARLKHFRSIATRYDKLKQHYENNVALACAYIWLKL, from the coding sequence ATGTCTCGAACCATGCTTACAGATAAACTATGGCTGAAACTGAAGCCTATTCTCCTAGATTTGAATATCTATGACAAACCAAATTTAAGAAATATCGTTGAGGGTATTCTATTTAGAATGAGAACAGGTGTTCCTTGGAGGGATATTCCTGAGCAATTTGGGCGACCTAATACTATTTTTAAAACTTTTAGTCGTTGGTCTAAAAATAACAAGCTCTTGAAATTATTTAAAAAACTATCACAAGATGTTGACTATGAATGGCTGTTTATAGATGCAACTCACATTAGAGCTCACCAGCATAGCACAGGAGCAACCGCAGATAATCCTCAAGCAATATCTAAAAGTGTTGGTGGAAATAGTTCAAAAATTCATATGATCGTAGATGCTTGCGGTAATCCCTGTGAATTTATCGTAACAGATGGAACGACCCACGATATCAAGGTCGCTCCAGAGCTACTTAGCAGGGTTCATTTAAATACGACAGATTACGTTAGTGCAGATAAAGGTTATGATTCTGAGAGTTTTAGAGAAGATATTATAAATCAAGGAGCTAAAGCTATTATTCCTAAAAAGAGGAATACTCTTACGAATAATAATCATATGGACTGGCATATTTATAAAACTCGGCATTTAGTGGAGAATGCATTTGCAAGGCTGAAACATTTTAGAAGTATAGCAACAAGATATGACAAGCTAAAACAACATTATGAAAACAACGTTGCTTTAGCTTGTGCCTATATTTGGCTGAAGTTATGA
- a CDS encoding fimbrial protein, producing the protein MKKLLLSTAIISSLFTIAQAEEAKTPAGNASGQIIFEGTVTEAGCTLLPVKNVQLGSMSVAALKKGNGSWGESKIEFIDCNLDLPESAQKVETIALTIVGGTAATTESYWASLGTAADVAVEIKVAGNTVEPKGTEAKPIEGTVNATSNTVTFPVQGRMVKDGEGVTAGTVRTTVNFVANYK; encoded by the coding sequence ATGAAAAAATTATTATTATCAACAGCAATCATCTCTTCTTTGTTCACTATCGCTCAAGCTGAAGAAGCTAAAACTCCAGCAGGAAATGCTTCTGGTCAAATCATATTTGAGGGTACTGTGACAGAAGCAGGTTGTACTTTACTGCCTGTTAAAAATGTCCAATTAGGCTCTATGTCTGTTGCTGCACTCAAAAAAGGTAACGGTTCTTGGGGTGAATCTAAGATCGAATTTATCGATTGTAACTTAGATCTTCCAGAAAGTGCCCAAAAAGTAGAAACCATTGCCCTTACAATAGTAGGTGGCACAGCCGCTACAACTGAAAGCTATTGGGCTTCTTTAGGAACTGCAGCGGATGTTGCTGTAGAAATTAAAGTAGCAGGAAATACTGTTGAACCAAAGGGAACAGAAGCAAAGCCGATCGAAGGAACAGTTAATGCTACTTCTAACACAGTAACATTCCCCGTACAAGGACGTATGGTGAAAGATGGTGAGGGTGTTACTGCTGGTACTGTTAGGACAACTGTCAACTTTGTTGCCAATTATAAATAG